One stretch of Aquimarina sp. Aq107 DNA includes these proteins:
- a CDS encoding DUF1684 domain-containing protein, giving the protein MMAQDSTTIKKILIFQDELNKEFASEEESPLTPKDFKIFKELDFFDIDTTYSVTAKFVRTPYETPFIMKTTTDREPIYVKFGEAHFTLQEKEWILNIYQNQGLKTQSEYEDYLFLPFTDLTNGETSYGGGRFIDLKIPEGDIILIDFNMAYNPYCAYSARYSCPIPPEENHLELEIPVGVKKYSKHEVNK; this is encoded by the coding sequence ATGATGGCTCAAGATTCTACGACCATTAAAAAAATATTAATATTTCAGGATGAACTTAATAAAGAGTTTGCATCCGAAGAAGAATCACCATTAACCCCAAAAGATTTTAAAATATTTAAAGAACTTGATTTTTTTGATATTGATACTACATATAGTGTTACAGCAAAGTTTGTTCGAACTCCATATGAGACTCCTTTTATTATGAAAACTACAACTGATAGAGAACCTATTTATGTTAAGTTTGGAGAAGCTCACTTTACGCTTCAGGAAAAAGAATGGATATTGAATATATATCAAAATCAAGGTTTAAAGACACAATCAGAATATGAAGATTATCTTTTTCTTCCTTTTACTGACCTAACCAATGGAGAAACTAGTTATGGAGGAGGACGTTTTATAGATCTAAAAATACCAGAGGGTGATATAATTCTTATTGATTTTAATATGGCTTATAATCCATATTGTGCTTATAGTGCAAGATATTCTTGCCCAATCCCTCCAGAAGAAAATCATTTAGAATTAGAAATACCTGTGGGAGTCAAGAAATATAGTAAACACGAAGTAAACAAATAA
- the crcB gene encoding fluoride efflux transporter CrcB has protein sequence MKQLLLVFIGGGTGSVARFLISKYLNNEATGIPYGTFAANILGSFLIGIILGLALKNNILSQNTILFLATGFCGGFTTFSTFAYENHMLLRSGDFVNFGIYAIGTFVIGFLLVFLGMWIAKMI, from the coding sequence ATGAAACAATTACTTCTTGTATTTATAGGAGGAGGCACCGGCAGTGTTGCAAGGTTTCTTATCAGTAAATACCTAAATAATGAAGCTACTGGGATTCCATATGGAACTTTTGCTGCAAATATTCTAGGTAGTTTTCTGATTGGTATTATATTAGGACTAGCCCTAAAAAACAATATTTTATCTCAGAACACCATTTTATTTCTTGCTACAGGATTTTGTGGTGGATTTACAACATTCTCCACTTTTGCCTATGAAAACCATATGCTTTTAAGGTCTGGAGACTTTGTAAACTTTGGAATATATGCCATAGGTACTTTTGTGATAGGATTTCTTTTAGTATTTTTAGGAATGTGGATAGCAAAAATGATATAA
- a CDS encoding GyrI-like domain-containing protein translates to MKIIKYLFFLLLILVIGGGAYVAMIDGKFQLEESRVIDAPDELLFNTVNEYKTWEKWNPWMDNSDDLILGYGNQTSGNGASYSWKSETQEDGKMKTVKAAPFSSIEQKLSIVLPVVDEITNDVYWNFEKLESNKTKVTWGIKGEQGFMEKLFWMTKDSTMSESLRPMYKQGLEKLDTYANEKMKEYSINVDGVTEHRGGFYMYIAAASSIADIPQKTEQMIPSVVSYVQQNKLPQIGMPFTLFNEYNEAQGTAIYSTGVPVREEVITPADSNILCSSLPKQRVVKITLNGDYINLKEAWETGYKYIEQNGLEANAESPAFEVYRSNATLQPNPAAWITEIYIPIK, encoded by the coding sequence ATGAAAATCATAAAATATCTATTCTTTCTTCTACTTATTTTAGTTATCGGTGGTGGAGCTTACGTAGCCATGATCGATGGTAAATTTCAGCTAGAAGAAAGTAGAGTAATTGACGCACCTGATGAACTCCTTTTTAATACTGTCAATGAATACAAAACATGGGAAAAATGGAATCCTTGGATGGATAATTCTGATGATTTAATTTTAGGATACGGAAACCAAACCAGTGGTAATGGAGCTTCATATAGCTGGAAAAGTGAAACACAAGAAGATGGAAAAATGAAGACGGTAAAAGCCGCACCTTTTTCTAGTATAGAACAAAAACTTTCCATAGTTCTGCCGGTAGTTGATGAAATTACCAATGACGTTTACTGGAATTTTGAAAAACTCGAAAGTAATAAAACTAAAGTCACTTGGGGAATCAAAGGAGAACAAGGTTTTATGGAAAAATTATTTTGGATGACAAAGGATAGTACTATGTCTGAAAGTTTAAGACCTATGTATAAACAAGGTCTAGAAAAACTAGATACGTACGCAAATGAAAAAATGAAAGAATATTCAATCAATGTTGATGGAGTTACCGAACACCGAGGTGGCTTTTACATGTATATTGCGGCTGCCTCATCTATTGCAGACATTCCTCAAAAAACCGAGCAAATGATTCCATCGGTCGTATCATATGTACAACAGAATAAACTTCCACAAATTGGTATGCCGTTTACCCTTTTTAATGAATATAACGAAGCTCAAGGAACAGCTATTTATTCGACTGGAGTACCTGTAAGAGAAGAAGTTATTACACCTGCTGACAGTAATATTTTATGTAGCTCATTACCTAAACAAAGAGTTGTAAAGATAACTTTAAATGGAGATTACATAAACTTAAAAGAAGCTTGGGAGACTGGTTATAAATATATAGAGCAAAATGGACTAGAAGCTAATGCTGAATCACCTGCTTTTGAAGTTTACAGGTCCAATGCGACCCTACAACCTAATCCTGCAGCTTGGATCACAGAAATTTATATCCCAATAAAATAA
- a CDS encoding DJ-1/PfpI family protein, producing the protein MRSILYAIFLSAIIISCQEKKQEKSILSNKEQVKVLKKEKTFPKLEPNRYNVAFLLMDGTYNTEFTAPFDIFQHTQYRKNIKQMNVFTVANTDEPITTFEGVKIIPDYNYLKDALPKIDILVIPSAEHHLDTDLDDEAMINFVKKVDQTATYMTSHCDGAFVLAKAGALNNVVSTTFPSDIDKMREMFPDLDIRKEVLFVHDGKYITSAGGAKSFEAALYLCEHLYGAEIARSLAGGLVIDWKLENVPHLVISK; encoded by the coding sequence ATGAGATCTATATTATACGCCATTTTTCTATCAGCAATAATAATTAGTTGTCAAGAAAAAAAACAAGAAAAATCTATTTTAAGTAACAAAGAACAAGTTAAGGTATTAAAGAAAGAGAAAACTTTCCCTAAACTAGAACCTAACAGATATAATGTAGCTTTTTTATTGATGGATGGGACTTACAATACCGAATTCACTGCTCCTTTTGATATTTTTCAACATACTCAATATCGAAAAAACATTAAACAAATGAATGTTTTTACAGTTGCCAATACAGATGAACCGATTACTACTTTTGAAGGTGTAAAAATAATTCCGGATTATAATTACCTAAAGGATGCTTTACCCAAAATTGATATTCTAGTAATACCAAGTGCAGAGCATCATCTGGATACAGATTTAGACGATGAAGCTATGATTAACTTCGTAAAAAAAGTAGATCAAACAGCTACTTATATGACTTCGCATTGTGATGGAGCTTTTGTATTAGCCAAGGCAGGAGCATTAAACAACGTAGTTTCTACAACATTCCCTAGTGATATCGACAAAATGCGAGAAATGTTTCCTGATCTGGATATTAGAAAAGAGGTATTATTTGTACACGATGGAAAATACATTACCTCTGCAGGTGGTGCCAAAAGTTTTGAGGCGGCTTTATATTTATGCGAACATTTATACGGAGCAGAAATTGCTCGATCATTAGCAGGTGGACTCGTTATTGATTGGAAACTAGAAAACGTACCACATTTGGTAATTTCAAAATAG
- a CDS encoding sodium:alanine symporter family protein — protein sequence MKKITAMCISFFAYVYTNAQEKLESTIDQNINEGFKNATDWFVDGIFAEIPITSQVGIPWVLVVLLVGASYFTIYFKGINFKSFWTSINIVRGKYDDLESSAPLEVSESVHTKESDQPDTIRIEGEIGEVSHFQALTAALSATVGLGNVAGVAIALSIGGAGATFWMILVGFLGMASKFVECTLGVAYREIDENGTVYGGPMYYLSKGLKEKGLTNLGKALAIIFAIMCVGGSFGGGNMFQANQAFKLFEHVTGAENSFIYGKGWLFGLVMAILVGIVIIGGIKKIAKVTDKIVPSMVVLYVVAVITVIAINYKVIPDAIYAIMNGAFSPEGITGGMIGVMIQGFRRAAFSNEAGIGSASIAHSAVKTKYAASEGLVALLEPFIDTVVICTMTAIVLIITGQIDVGTEISDEQGVLLTAKALESGISWFPYVLSFAVTLFAFSSMISWSYYGYQAWSYLFGRGKFTGYIYKSIFCICVIIGSAASLTAVTDFSDAMIFSMLVPNMIGLFLMAPRVAKELKKYKRAISEKKLI from the coding sequence ATGAAGAAAATTACAGCAATGTGTATTTCTTTTTTTGCGTATGTATATACAAATGCGCAGGAAAAACTGGAAAGCACTATTGATCAAAACATTAATGAAGGTTTTAAGAACGCTACAGATTGGTTTGTAGATGGTATTTTTGCAGAAATACCAATTACTTCTCAAGTTGGAATTCCTTGGGTTTTGGTCGTTTTGTTAGTAGGAGCATCTTATTTTACAATCTATTTTAAAGGAATAAATTTTAAGAGTTTTTGGACTTCAATAAATATTGTTAGAGGTAAGTATGATGATCTAGAATCTTCTGCTCCATTAGAGGTGTCAGAATCAGTTCATACAAAAGAAAGTGATCAACCGGATACGATTAGGATAGAAGGTGAAATAGGCGAGGTTAGTCATTTTCAAGCTTTAACTGCAGCTTTATCAGCAACAGTTGGTTTAGGAAATGTGGCAGGTGTAGCGATTGCTTTATCTATTGGAGGAGCAGGAGCTACTTTTTGGATGATTTTAGTAGGTTTTTTAGGAATGGCATCCAAATTTGTTGAATGTACTTTGGGAGTTGCTTACAGAGAAATAGACGAGAATGGTACAGTGTATGGCGGACCAATGTATTATCTAAGTAAAGGTTTAAAAGAAAAAGGACTTACCAATTTAGGAAAAGCTTTAGCCATAATTTTCGCAATTATGTGTGTGGGAGGATCTTTTGGAGGAGGCAATATGTTTCAGGCTAATCAGGCTTTTAAATTATTCGAACATGTAACAGGCGCTGAAAATAGTTTTATCTATGGAAAAGGGTGGTTGTTTGGATTAGTAATGGCTATTCTGGTCGGTATTGTTATTATTGGTGGTATAAAGAAGATTGCTAAAGTAACTGATAAAATAGTGCCTTCTATGGTTGTTTTGTATGTAGTAGCTGTAATAACCGTTATAGCTATTAATTATAAAGTAATACCAGATGCTATTTATGCTATAATGAATGGAGCTTTTAGCCCAGAAGGGATAACAGGTGGAATGATAGGAGTGATGATCCAGGGATTTCGAAGAGCTGCTTTTTCTAATGAAGCTGGAATAGGTTCGGCTTCTATCGCGCATTCTGCGGTAAAAACAAAATATGCAGCAAGCGAAGGGTTAGTTGCATTATTAGAACCTTTTATAGATACAGTTGTAATTTGTACGATGACAGCTATTGTTCTCATAATTACAGGACAAATTGATGTAGGAACAGAAATCTCTGATGAGCAAGGAGTTTTACTTACCGCTAAAGCCTTAGAGAGTGGTATTTCATGGTTTCCATATGTATTAAGCTTTGCAGTTACTCTTTTTGCTTTTTCATCTATGATTTCTTGGTCTTATTATGGATATCAGGCCTGGTCTTATTTATTTGGTAGAGGAAAGTTTACTGGATATATATATAAAAGTATATTTTGTATCTGTGTAATCATTGGTTCCGCAGCTAGTCTCACTGCAGTTACTGATTTTTCTGATGCAATGATTTTTTCTATGCTTGTTCCTAATATGATCGGTTTATTTTTAATGGCGCCAAGAGTGGCAAAGGAACTAAAAAAATATAAAAGAGCTATTTCAGAAAAAAAATTGATATAG
- a CDS encoding mechanosensitive ion channel family protein has translation MEKLYEYFEIAIDKVVFFAPRIIGAALVFWIGFKIIKKVLQLLDKTLEKTGISDTMRPFLLSIISVVLKIAVIFAIVTILGVDLSGLLAILAAVGFAIGMSLQGSLGNFASGILIMFLKPYEAGDWIQVGDSFGKVQEIGIFSTVVITPGDKVLIIPNAKITDDVVANYSKRGVVRLEIGVTMPYNEDFSKVKRVIENAIAPIDKILDSPKTEIGIENFDSHNILIAVRPYVKPDDFWEVTFITHQEIKKAFSEHDIKVAYSEGVELGNIGV, from the coding sequence ATGGAAAAATTATACGAATATTTTGAAATAGCCATTGATAAAGTTGTCTTTTTTGCTCCAAGAATTATTGGAGCTGCTTTGGTATTTTGGATAGGGTTCAAAATCATTAAAAAAGTACTTCAATTATTAGATAAGACCTTAGAAAAAACGGGTATTTCGGATACCATGCGCCCTTTTCTGCTTTCTATTATATCTGTAGTTCTAAAGATAGCTGTCATTTTTGCGATTGTTACAATTTTAGGAGTAGATTTATCAGGGTTATTAGCTATTCTCGCTGCAGTTGGATTTGCCATTGGGATGTCTTTACAGGGAAGTTTAGGTAATTTTGCATCAGGAATCTTAATTATGTTTTTAAAACCATACGAAGCCGGAGATTGGATTCAGGTAGGTGATTCTTTTGGTAAAGTTCAGGAAATAGGTATTTTTAGTACTGTCGTAATAACTCCTGGGGATAAAGTTTTAATTATTCCTAATGCTAAAATTACCGATGATGTTGTAGCTAACTACTCTAAGAGAGGTGTAGTACGTTTAGAGATAGGTGTTACAATGCCGTATAATGAAGATTTTTCTAAGGTTAAGCGAGTAATTGAGAATGCCATAGCTCCAATTGATAAAATTTTAGATTCACCAAAAACAGAAATTGGAATTGAAAATTTTGATTCTCATAATATTTTGATAGCTGTAAGACCTTATGTAAAACCCGATGATTTTTGGGAAGTTACCTTTATAACCCATCAAGAGATTAAAAAAGCATTTAGCGAGCATGATATTAAAGTTGCCTACTCAGAAGGTGTAGAATTAGGGAACATTGGAGTATAA
- a CDS encoding P-II family nitrogen regulator, whose amino-acid sequence MKKIEAIIRKSRFKEVRDALHEIEVNFFTYWDVTGVGNEQKGHVYRGISYSTTDIQRRYLSIVVSDEFEQKTIETIVNAAKTGDVGDGKIFVSEIQNTYRIRTGEHGNQALD is encoded by the coding sequence ATGAAAAAAATAGAAGCGATCATTCGTAAATCAAGATTTAAAGAAGTTAGAGATGCATTGCATGAAATAGAAGTAAATTTCTTTACGTACTGGGATGTTACCGGTGTGGGTAATGAGCAAAAAGGTCACGTATATAGAGGTATTAGCTATAGTACAACAGATATACAGCGTAGATATTTATCCATTGTCGTTTCTGATGAATTTGAACAAAAAACAATTGAAACCATTGTCAATGCTGCTAAGACTGGAGATGTAGGAGATGGAAAAATTTTTGTATCAGAAATACAAAATACTTACAGAATACGAACAGGTGAGCACGGTAATCAAGCGCTAGACTAA
- a CDS encoding MFS transporter — protein sequence MKKLFRNYIDTFSGLSKEVWWLALITLINRMGAMVIPFLSLYLSDNLCFSLGQIGWVMTSYGLGSLLGAWVGGKLSDSIGYYKVILGSLLLTGLSFFVVQYFTSFWSICISFFVLIAVADAARPAFFVALSAYSKPANKTRSLTFIRLAINLGFSMAPALGGFMIATIGYSGLFWVDGVTCIIAGIIMIKTLHPKKARIIDKEIIVDNPTPAYSDGVYMIFLVALTLFGFIFVQYFSTIPLYYKEVHLLSERNIGLILAMNGVLIFIFEMPLIAYLESTSISKIRNVMNGFLLTGISFILLLITPWTGIVIIGMIIATLGEMISFPFGNAFALDRSKRGRQGAYMGLYSMSFSFAHIFGHNSGMQFINQYGYNNAWIFMTIVSAVGIFLLFIVKQKINKENTLKALNSN from the coding sequence TTGAAAAAACTTTTCAGAAATTATATCGATACTTTTTCTGGCTTATCAAAAGAAGTTTGGTGGTTAGCACTTATTACCTTAATTAATAGAATGGGTGCAATGGTAATACCTTTTTTATCTTTGTATCTATCCGACAATCTATGCTTCTCTCTTGGCCAGATTGGTTGGGTAATGACTAGTTATGGACTGGGTTCTCTTTTAGGTGCTTGGGTTGGAGGAAAATTAAGCGACAGCATTGGTTATTATAAAGTAATTTTAGGTTCTTTACTATTAACAGGCCTCTCATTTTTTGTTGTTCAATATTTCACTAGTTTTTGGAGTATCTGTATCAGCTTTTTTGTATTAATCGCGGTTGCCGATGCTGCACGTCCTGCTTTTTTTGTAGCACTTAGTGCCTATAGCAAACCCGCAAACAAAACTAGATCTTTAACTTTTATTAGATTAGCGATAAACCTAGGGTTTTCTATGGCTCCTGCTTTAGGTGGTTTTATGATTGCAACAATTGGTTATTCTGGATTGTTCTGGGTGGATGGAGTCACTTGCATTATTGCTGGAATAATTATGATTAAGACCTTACATCCTAAAAAAGCTAGAATAATTGACAAAGAAATTATTGTAGATAATCCAACTCCAGCTTATAGTGATGGAGTTTATATGATTTTTCTAGTAGCACTAACACTCTTCGGGTTTATTTTTGTCCAGTATTTTTCTACAATCCCCTTGTATTACAAGGAAGTACACCTGCTTTCTGAAAGAAATATAGGATTAATCTTAGCTATGAATGGAGTGTTAATTTTTATTTTTGAAATGCCATTAATAGCCTATTTAGAATCCACTTCAATATCTAAAATTAGAAATGTAATGAACGGGTTTCTTCTAACCGGGATCAGCTTTATATTGTTATTAATAACTCCTTGGACTGGGATTGTCATTATAGGTATGATCATAGCAACACTTGGCGAGATGATTTCGTTTCCTTTTGGAAATGCTTTTGCTTTAGACAGATCTAAAAGAGGTAGACAAGGTGCATATATGGGATTATACAGTATGTCTTTTTCTTTTGCTCATATATTTGGACATAATTCTGGAATGCAATTTATAAATCAGTATGGTTATAATAACGCTTGGATATTCATGACCATTGTTTCTGCGGTAGGAATATTTTTGTTATTCATTGTAAAACAAAAAATCAATAAAGAAAATACTTTAAAGGCATTAAATTCTAATTAA
- a CDS encoding porin, protein MKTKTVTKLFKKVCLFSLALVSLTTVAQEEEEKKWFDNFSVNGSVDGYFRYNFGAPNRGILADGDDNGSAEFVAPTTSFANTSGFALGMANVILGYEGEKVGFVADLVYGPRGEDAVFLSTGSAQIVNQLYAYWNVTEKVKLTIGNFNTFLGYEVISPTGNFNYSTSYMFSYGPFSHTGLKADFAINDNWSAMVAVMNPTDYTENNPFDTYIFGAQVGYAADNGSAYLNFRYGNEGEPGEVGPTFQVDLTTGWDLAESFYLGVNATYLTTEDQGDADASGFYGVALYPQFKATEKFSIGLRGEYFAEFEEGVGALETDADGDGSVFAATLTGSYDVGNLTLKPELRLDSTSEDTFPNNDGEGTKSLSSFVLGAIYKF, encoded by the coding sequence ATGAAAACAAAAACCGTAACAAAACTTTTCAAAAAAGTATGTCTTTTTTCTCTTGCGCTAGTTAGTCTAACCACCGTAGCACAGGAAGAAGAAGAAAAAAAATGGTTCGATAACTTTTCGGTTAATGGATCTGTTGATGGATATTTTAGATATAATTTCGGGGCTCCTAACAGAGGTATTTTAGCTGATGGAGATGATAATGGTTCTGCAGAATTTGTAGCTCCAACAACATCATTTGCTAATACTTCAGGCTTTGCTTTAGGTATGGCTAATGTTATCCTTGGGTACGAAGGAGAAAAAGTAGGATTCGTTGCCGATTTAGTATATGGCCCAAGAGGAGAAGATGCTGTATTCCTTTCTACAGGATCTGCACAAATAGTTAACCAATTATATGCATATTGGAATGTAACCGAGAAAGTTAAACTTACTATTGGTAATTTCAATACGTTTCTTGGGTATGAGGTAATATCTCCTACAGGTAACTTTAACTACTCTACTTCTTATATGTTCTCTTATGGACCTTTTTCTCATACAGGACTTAAAGCTGATTTTGCAATCAATGATAATTGGTCTGCAATGGTAGCTGTTATGAATCCAACAGATTACACAGAAAACAACCCATTCGACACTTATATTTTTGGTGCGCAAGTTGGATATGCTGCTGATAACGGTAGTGCTTATTTAAATTTCAGATATGGAAATGAAGGAGAACCTGGAGAAGTAGGACCTACATTTCAGGTAGATCTTACTACAGGTTGGGATCTAGCAGAAAGTTTTTATTTAGGAGTTAATGCTACTTATTTAACAACAGAAGATCAAGGTGATGCTGATGCTTCTGGATTTTATGGTGTAGCACTATACCCACAATTTAAAGCTACTGAGAAATTTAGTATCGGATTAAGAGGAGAATATTTTGCAGAATTTGAAGAAGGTGTTGGTGCGTTAGAAACAGATGCTGATGGAGACGGAAGCGTTTTTGCTGCTACTCTTACAGGTAGTTATGATGTCGGAAACTTAACACTTAAGCCAGAATTAAGATTAGATTCTACATCAGAGGATACATTCCCTAATAACGATGGAGAAGGTACAAAGAGTCTTTCATCTTTTGTTCTTGGAGCCATCTATAAGTTTTAA
- a CDS encoding dihydrofolate reductase, with protein sequence MTVSIMLIACKKDPSIQDQINQEETKQEVKEEKFDHLVEQFSDIKVLRYQIPGWENLSLKEQKLVYYLTQAGLSGRDIMWDQNYRHNLAIRKSFEKVYTSYAGDKTTDNWKFFETYLKRVWFSNGIHHHYSNDKIKPEFDKDYLVALLAETKTELSEDAMNMIFNEDDSKKVNQAKGVDNVALSAVNFYGPGVTNKDVTSFYANMKSPDPKKPLSYGLNSQLIKENGALKERVYKSGGLYGAAIDEIIKWLEKAQGVAENKAQGDALGLLIAYYKTGDLQTWDDYNVAWTAATEGNIDYINSFIEVYNDPLGYRGSYETIVQIKDFDMSKKMAVLSENAQWFEDNSPLMDEHKKDSVVGVTYKVVTVAGEAGDASPSTPIGVNLPNANWIRAAVGSKSVSLGNIINAYNNAGGSGRLKEFVHDDEEYELEEKYGQLGDKLHTALHEVVGHASGQLNPGVGETKETLKNYASTMEEGRADLVGLYYLMDPKLQELGLVDDWEKVGKAAYDGYIRNGLMTQLIRLNLGDDVEEAHMRNRQWVSAWAFEQGEKDNVIEKVTREGKTYYNINDYTKLREIFGRLLRETQRIKSEGDFKAAEALVEGYGVKVDQDIHAEVLKRNEQFTSAPYSGFVNPVLVPEMNENGEITKINVTQPKDFVTQMLEYSKTYGFLPEVN encoded by the coding sequence ATGACAGTTAGTATAATGCTAATTGCTTGTAAAAAGGATCCAAGTATACAGGATCAGATTAATCAAGAAGAAACGAAACAAGAAGTGAAAGAAGAAAAATTCGATCATCTTGTGGAGCAATTTTCAGATATTAAAGTGCTTAGATATCAAATTCCAGGATGGGAAAACCTTTCTCTTAAAGAGCAAAAACTAGTATATTATCTTACACAAGCTGGTTTAAGTGGAAGAGATATTATGTGGGATCAAAACTACCGACATAACCTAGCAATCAGAAAATCTTTTGAAAAAGTGTATACCTCCTATGCAGGAGATAAAACTACAGATAATTGGAAGTTTTTTGAAACATATTTAAAGAGAGTATGGTTTTCTAATGGAATTCATCATCATTATAGCAATGATAAAATTAAGCCAGAGTTCGATAAGGATTATTTAGTAGCTCTTTTAGCAGAAACTAAGACTGAATTGTCAGAAGATGCTATGAACATGATTTTTAATGAGGATGACTCTAAAAAAGTAAATCAAGCAAAAGGAGTTGATAACGTAGCTTTATCAGCAGTTAATTTTTACGGACCTGGTGTTACTAATAAGGATGTTACTTCTTTTTACGCTAATATGAAATCTCCGGACCCTAAAAAACCTTTATCATATGGTTTAAATTCTCAATTAATTAAGGAAAATGGAGCATTAAAAGAAAGAGTATACAAATCTGGAGGTTTATATGGAGCTGCTATTGATGAGATCATCAAATGGTTAGAAAAGGCACAAGGAGTTGCGGAAAATAAAGCACAAGGAGATGCATTAGGATTATTGATAGCGTATTATAAAACTGGTGATTTACAGACATGGGATGATTATAATGTAGCATGGACTGCAGCTACCGAAGGTAATATTGATTATATCAATAGTTTTATCGAAGTATATAATGATCCATTAGGATATAGAGGTTCTTATGAAACAATAGTACAGATCAAGGACTTTGATATGTCTAAGAAGATGGCAGTTTTATCAGAAAATGCACAATGGTTTGAGGATAATTCTCCATTAATGGATGAACATAAAAAAGATAGTGTAGTTGGAGTAACTTATAAAGTAGTTACAGTAGCTGGAGAAGCAGGTGACGCATCCCCAAGTACACCAATCGGAGTAAACCTTCCTAACGCTAATTGGATTAGAGCAGCAGTTGGATCTAAATCAGTTTCTTTAGGTAATATTATTAATGCCTATAATAATGCTGGTGGATCAGGTCGTCTTAAAGAGTTTGTTCATGATGATGAAGAATATGAATTAGAAGAGAAATATGGGCAATTGGGAGATAAATTGCATACAGCTTTACACGAAGTTGTAGGACATGCTTCTGGACAACTAAATCCTGGAGTTGGTGAGACTAAAGAGACGTTAAAGAATTACGCATCTACAATGGAAGAAGGGCGTGCCGATTTAGTAGGGTTGTATTATTTAATGGATCCAAAATTACAAGAATTAGGATTGGTAGATGATTGGGAAAAAGTTGGAAAAGCAGCTTATGATGGTTATATAAGAAATGGATTAATGACACAGTTAATTCGCCTTAATTTAGGAGATGATGTAGAAGAAGCGCATATGCGTAATCGCCAATGGGTGAGTGCTTGGGCTTTTGAACAAGGAGAAAAAGATAATGTGATCGAAAAAGTAACTAGAGAAGGGAAAACATATTATAATATTAATGATTATACAAAGCTACGTGAAATTTTTGGTCGTCTTCTAAGAGAGACACAACGTATTAAATCTGAAGGTGATTTTAAGGCAGCTGAGGCATTAGTAGAAGGTTATGGAGTGAAGGTGGATCAAGATATCCATGCAGAAGTCCTAAAAAGGAACGAACAATTTACTTCTGCTCCTTATAGTGGTTTTGTAAATCCAGTATTAGTTCCTGAAATGAATGAGAATGGAGAAATTACTAAGATAAATGTAACACAACCGAAAGATTTTGTTACTCAAATGTTAGAATATAGTAAGACTTATGGTTTCTTGCCAGAGGTAAACTAG